The Episyrphus balteatus chromosome 3, idEpiBalt1.1, whole genome shotgun sequence genome segment atcaaaaaatgaaacaagacgacacatcttaaatgaaattttgttccttagaaaaaatttgtcaaacgaagtagaaataggttgctacgtagcaaatacatcaaaataaattaatgaagtagatctgctacatatgaagtaaatactcatctctgcttcccacttcggagtaaaaataaaaaaaaaacaaaagaaatatttttgacagacagctgccaaagtatatgtacagtggtgccaaaccacagtacacataataaggtaatatattccgaacgttgtcaaaatttgtttgtcaaaaatgggcaccaatctgtcaggtcggcctttaatttttatatttcaatcgcagttaacaggaaatttgtttttgttttaatttataaaatgtcatttaaaaatattataaattgaaaaataacaaattttcttcgtgtttcatcgcgggaaatggtaaataattgtttaaaaattagtggtgtgcgtggtttatcgggttttgtgcgtttttcgtcggtattttaagcaattaagaattcggtagctgacattggtcgccaaagtgtcatgttttgacaatctggcgaccaatgtcattccggaatatattacctttttactgTGCCACAGTACACATATTCTTAATTgcttaaaataccgacgaaaaacgcacaaaaaccgataaaccacgcacaccactaatttttaaacaattatttatcatttcctgcgatgaaacacgaagaaatttttttatttttcaatttataatatttttaaatgacattttataaattaaaacaaaaacaaatttcctgtttactgcgattgaaatataaaaattaaaggccgacctgacagattggtgcccatttttgacaaacaaattttgacaacgttcggaatatattaccttattatgtgtactgtggtacTGTGGTGCCGAacgtttgcatggatttcaaaaatctcgatgtggTTTTTTTGCACAGAATCTTTATTGACACTTGGCATCACGGCACCTGGTGGATAGCGACGAAAACCCGAAAGTTATATAGATTATTTTCCGATTTGCCGCTCAATGTaatttccataagaaaaaaataaaaaagtcctcgaaaaacatttattttacgaattaattttatatgtacgagtatcaatgttatgattgtaaaatgataataatatgtgtttatatctaaatcaggtttaaaatatatcaaaaagtataataatacctgtgtaatttgtattttaaaagtgCAAGTGAATCgcctgaaaacaacaaaaaatactataaaaaatatagaaattattaaattattcttttatttgttttgctttttcacaaataaatagtaggtaagcattttttttttattttcaacaattttgaaaaaaattaaaccatattttttgtagtatttgttgttgttttcctgcGATTTGCTTCCCTTTTTGGAGACAAATTAAATaggaattattattctttttcatatattttaaacctgatttagatataaacacatattattgtcattttacaatcataaaattgatactcgttcatataaaattaattcgtaaaataaatgtctttcgaggtcgtttttgtttttttcttatggaaactacattgaactgcaaatcgaaaaaaaatctatatcattTTCGGGTTGTCGCTACAAGTGGTAGATGGCGTGGAAAGCTATTTCCCGAGTCACAATTGACACTTGGCATCACGGCACCTGGTGGATAGCGACGAAAACCCGAAAGTTATATAGATTATTTTCCGATTTGCCGCTCAATGTaatttccataagaaaaaaataaaaaagtcctcgaaaaacatttattttacgaattaattttatatgtacgagtatcaatgttatgattgtaaaatgataataatatgtgtttatatctaaatcaggtttaaaatatatcaaaaagtataataatacctgtgtaatttgtattttaaaagtgCAAGTGAATCgcctgaaaacaacaaaaaatactataaaaaatatagaaattattaaattattcttttatttgttttgctttttcacaaataaatagtaggtaagcattttttttttattttcaacaattttgaaaaaaattaaaccatattttttgtagtatttgttgttgttttcctgcGATTTGCTTCCCTTTTTGGAGACAAATTAAATaggaattattattctttttcatatattttaaacctgatttagatataaacacatattattgtcattttacaatcataaaattgatactcgttcatataaaattaattcgtaaaataaatgtctttcgaggtcgtttttgtttttttcttatggaaactacattgaactgcaaatcgaaaaaaaatctatatcattTTCGGGTTGTCGCTACAAGTGGTAGATGGCGTGGAAAGCTATTTCCCGAGTCAcaatagataaacaaaaaaacagctaTTCCTAACCAAATTTATTCAAGCTGTTTGTGtactaaaaaaaacatcattattCTAGTACATTTTTTAGTGTCTACCCAAACAAACGTCAAAATTCtgacaaccaaaaaaaaaaattatgtatttgaTTTGTTGTTCTCAGATacacacaaattaaaaatataatggcGTCTGAAAAAGAGAAAACTGAAAAAACTAAAGTTAATAATCAAGTAAAACATGTACCAAAAGATGCCCAAGTTGTTATGTCCAttctaaaagaattaaatgTAACCGACTACGAGCCACGAGTAATTAATCAGTTGTTGGAATTCACCTATCGTAAGTATACACCATGGTTGATGCTATATTCCTAACCAAATTTATTCAACAGcttcttttttctttgtttcttcCTTTAAGGCTATGTAACTTGCATTTTAGATGATGCAAAAGTTTTTGCTAACCACGCTCGCAAAAAAACCATTGACTTGGATGATGTGAAACTAGCATCCGAGGTTGTTCTCGACAAAGCATTCACCTGCCCACCACCACGACATGTAAGTTCACAAAATTGGTCtctaaataaacttttaaagGTCACTTTTGTGTACACAGGTACTTGCCAAGTTGGCGGAAGTTCGTAATTCAATGCCATTACCTCCCATCAAGCCACACTGCGGCCTGCGCTTACCTCCCGATCGTTATTGCCTCTCAGCTTGCAATTACAAGCTTAGAGCTGCCAGTCAGCCCCGCAAAATGACAAAATCCGCCTTAGAGTCACGGTCAACCATCAAAACTCAAATTAAATCAAGTGCTGGGGGAGGTGGCAAACGACAATCTGCCTTGACACCGAAATCCCAAGTGGTCACTATTCCCAAGCCAGTATTCAAATTCACAACCACCGCCAAAACAATCGCCCTGGAAAAACCTCAACCCGGGACAACAGACTCACAATCAAATGCCGATGTGAAGATGGAAGTCGATAATGAAGCAACCAACGCAACTGCAATCGGTAGCATTGGTGGAGCTGTTAAGCGAGAGCGGGAGGAGGATGATTTTGAGGTTGTGAcataattaaaagaaataaatagttttttttatatgtaataAATTGGACACTGTTTTGactttttatttgataattttgtaAGTTTTACTTTTGGAGTGCAATTATGACTGCACAACCCAAATCCATGATTTGGAGGTATTCCGAGCCGCCATCCTGAAGGCGGTAAGAGGTCTCACCAAGTTTATCGCAGATAATGGCTTTTTGTTTGTTGGACAAGTCCTTGGATCGAATGATGTGATCATTCAGTTGCTCCATCATCTGGCCGACACTGTATGCCTCGTAGGTCAAACTTCTAACAAAGTCTTCGAGCTTAGAGTAGTTTCCAGAGCGACAAACCTCCAAAAACGAGGATAAGTACTTTTCTGGAATGATCCCAGAGATTTCTAGGAGGTCTTCTGTTGTGATATCTGCAGTTTTTCCTTTCAGATGATAGCAGGATTGGAGAGTTGTAATTGCGCGACGCATATCACCTCCAGATATGTCGACGATCGATCCAAAGGCACTTTCTTCGATTTTGACTCCTTCTATCGTGCAAATATGTCGAAGACGTTCAATTatctaaaaataagttttaaaatattgaatttctgACTTGCAAaactttgttaaattatttatttattactaaTATTAAGAGCAATGTAAAATTACAAATAGGGTAGAGTTACTTAATTCCGGCAGTCTCCAGTAGCCGGCCACCTTTCAGAAacatcgttataactagtgatttcataggatttattccaaatttttgctcttatgctgtgCTTTTAAATGTCTCTCCTAAAGTTAAAATATTCTTGTTAGCCAGTCTTCttcgaaaaaataactttgtgcTTTATCCAATCGGTAAGTGCTAGTTGTACACAAGTTGTGGATCAGCCGTAGTTCAGGAAATTAcctcgccgatttcggcggattagctgcggctcaacttcggttcaagtaTGGATGTGGCTATTTAAACATATATGAACCTTCAACGAGTCCTAAACCTCAGCTTTACTaccgaattcagaagataaaagtcgctgatccacggattaaatatttgtacaactggccctaaggttttttatataattttactgCCGAAACCTACTATCGAGTTAATAAGtctgttcactgacgctgtgctggactgttctaggcagaaaagtacagctttttgctgttcattgagattttttttgtgctgaactgttctagtttcctgttcattgacaaaactagaacagtttagaacaggattttctgttcttggttTTGAGTaagatcaggttagaacagactcgtgagaaatgtcaaaagcaaaggtgtcatttttttctttttgttttgatttaattgtgcgaatatttctcgggtgctcgtggtttttctaactaaaaacaatttttaattatatttttcgcagtaaaaactcaaaaaataaataaaactaacgaGAACCGATaagcaaaaaattcatataatttacaatttgttttttttttttttttattttgacaactgacgtttaaatgactgttctaacttgatCTGACGtttgtaatgtaatgtaatactTTATTTGGCTCTGATTATGCCATTTCATTTACGTAATTAGACATTGTTAACATATTAATAATTACTACATTTCAAGATTACAATAGCACATACGTTAATACACAATAcagtttaaaataattaagtgataaaagaattttatataACACATTCTCATAACACATTTTTATATAACagtttctcacgaaactgtgctgtcctgtcctgttctgatctagaaaaatcctcgctGAACAGACTTAatgctttgaaattttgtttttcttattaaatatacactcctgc includes the following:
- the LOC129913148 gene encoding transcription initiation factor TFIID subunit 9: MASEKEKTEKTKVNNQVKHVPKDAQVVMSILKELNVTDYEPRVINQLLEFTYRYVTCILDDAKVFANHARKKTIDLDDVKLASEVVLDKAFTCPPPRHVLAKLAEVRNSMPLPPIKPHCGLRLPPDRYCLSACNYKLRAASQPRKMTKSALESRSTIKTQIKSSAGGGGKRQSALTPKSQVVTIPKPVFKFTTTAKTIALEKPQPGTTDSQSNADVKMEVDNEATNATAIGSIGGAVKREREEDDFEVVT